A genomic region of Ochotona princeps isolate mOchPri1 chromosome 17, mOchPri1.hap1, whole genome shotgun sequence contains the following coding sequences:
- the LOC131482422 gene encoding acid-sensing ion channel 2-like produces MDLKESPSEGSLQPSSIQIFANTSTLHGIRHIFVYGPLTIRRVLWAVAFMSSLGLLLVESSERVSYYFSYQHVTKVDEVVAQSLVFPAVTLCNLNGFRFSRLTTNDLYHAGELLALLDVNLQIPDPHLADPTVLEALRQKADFKHYKPKQFSMLEFLHRVGHDLKDMMLYCKFKGQECGHQDFTTVSTRFSVHFSALSLLESGTSAVLCR; encoded by the coding sequence ATGGACCTCAAGGAGAGTCCCAGCGAGGGCAGCCTGCAGCCATCTAGCATCCAGATCTTCGCCAACACATCCACCCTCCACGGCATCCGCCACATCTTCGTGTATGGGCCACTGACCATCCGGCGGGTGCTTTGGGCCGTGGCCTTCATGAGCTCCCTGGGACTGCTACTGGTGGAGAGCTCCGAAAGGGTGTCCTACTACTTCTCCTACCAGCACGTCACCAAGGTGGACGAGGTGGTGGCCCAGAGCCTGGTCTTCCCGGCTGTCACCCTCTGCAACCTGAATGGCTTTCGGTTCTCCAGGCTCACCACCAATGACCTATACCACGCTGGGGAGCTGCTGGCCCTGCTCGACGTCAACCTGCAGATCCCGGACCCGCACCTGGCCGACCCCACGGTGCTGGAGGCCCTGCGGCAGAAGGCGGACTTCAAGCACTACAAACCCAAGCAGTTCAGCATGCTGGAGTTCCTGCACCGGGTGGGCCACGACCTGAAGGATATGATGCTCTACTGCAAGTTCAAAGGGCAGGAGTGCGGCCATCAAGACTTCACCACCGTGAGTACTCGGTTTTCAGTTCATTTTTCTGCTTTGAGCCTCTTGGAAAGTGGCACGTCGGCTGTCTTGTGTCGTTAG